The sequence AACCAGTAGAAATTCTCTGGATGGAAAATGGACCAGTTTCGTTAAAATATGAAGCCACAGAAAGTGATCTTCCTAATACTAGAATGAATGAGTTTATTCCTGTATTGGACAGCAAAATTTTACCTTGGGGAAAAACAGATACATTACAGTTTGAAATTTGTAAAAAAAAGTGGTTAAGAAAAGATGGTCATGGAGGGGGAGTATGGTTACTGGCGCTCTTGCCTCATTATGACGGCACACATCAAATGATTCAATCCTACAATGAGGAAGCTTATTGCCTAGTTGGCTACTGTGACATAGGGGATTATCGATTTGCTAAAGATCATGTTGGCTATTGTCCTAGCTTTAGCACTCTTCCTCGGCATCAGACTGATGATGGCGGACTATTTTTGGTTCGAGTGGATCGGAATCTATCGCAACCTGGAACAGTTTTGTCTTATCGTTTTTAATTATCTAATACCAAATATCAAAGAGAATGCAGCAGATTTTCTATATATAAGCCAAGGCACTGCCTGCTCTAACTTTAGCTTGTTTAAATGTATGGTAAACATTGATTAATTTGGGATGATAACATGAATTCAATCTACTTTCTTGCTGTAATTCTAATCACTTTGGTCTAGAAAATAGCCTATTATTTGGGCTATTGCATCTTGCATCTGATTCATCATCCACAGAGTTCCATTAGCTACTTCAATCTCCTGACTATGGGGAATTGCTTTACAGAGCCAATCTTGATTCTCTGCTTTAGCTAAACCAGCTTGGAATAGAGGTTCTAAGGCTTTTTGTCCTGACAAAATCAGAGTCGGACATTCGATCGAGCGAAATTGTTCCTTAGCTTCGAGAAAGTAGTTTGTTGCTGCCATAGCAGGATAGATAGGAGAACCAAAACACTTAAGATCGTCGATGACACAACGGTGATTTAAATCTTGATTGCCAAGATAATTCATCCGAGCCAACCATCGTGCCATGAGGTGAGAGCCATCTTCTTCGAGGTCAAATCCCGCAGTATATTTCTGGAGAATTTTCTCTTGCTCATCTTTATTAAATCCAGGCACATTGCAGAGAATTAACTTATCAACTCGTTCTGGATAAGCTACTGCTATTGCTCCCGCGATATAACCCCCTGTAAGGCTACCGAGAATACTGCATTTTTTAATGCCCAATTCATCCCATAGTGCGATCGCATTTTGAGCATAGTCGGCAACTGAATATTCTCTCGATGGTTTATCGGAATCCCCTAACCCCATAAAATCCATAGCGATGACCTGTCTACTTTGAGCGAGAATGGGCATTAATTCCTGAAATTCATCACTACTGCGAGGAGCCATATGCAATAACAGTAGAGCTTCACCTTCTCCACCAATACGATAAAGAATCTGACCATCATCTATATCTAAAAATGCTCTTTTAATAAGTTGGCTCATTGATTAATTTTTATCCCTGTTTCTCGGCTATGGCTTGCGCTCTTCTTTAATCAGAGTTCTTTGATAAATTTGATTATCTTTAAACCAATGCCAAGTACGGGCGCGATAATTATTGCACGGACTAAGATGGATCATTTCGTAGATATAGGCATTGGCTATGTTTTTGTAGCTAAAGTAGAGAATAACTAGAGAGTCGTCCGCTTCCCACGCCTTGCCTTCAATCCGTTCTGTATCGAACCAGAGTGCTTGATCTCGATACATTCCAGGGAACTGATATTCTTCCTGTTTTCCATCAGCCCACTTATATCGATTGGTTTGAAAGTAAGGATATTCTTTACCTTCAGGAAACTCACAAGTTATATGGGATTCATTCTGGTCGAGAATCTTACCATTATTATCAACGGTTGTATAAGTACCAATCCAATCACCTTCATGTCGCACAAGAACGGGCATTTCGTCTTCGATCTTAGACATAAGACTTTCTCCTGATATTGCTAATCTCAAATTAAGCTTATGGCAAATATTCTAAATTTTCCCTTAAATATTAGGCTTTTTGCTAAATCCCGAAAGAAACTTTTACCGAAAATTATTTGAAAGCTAAGATTTTCTGATTAACTTGTCGTATAGTGCATTAAATTTCTTGACAGTTACCAGCCTCAAAATCAGCGATCGCTTCATTAGCCAATGTTTCTAGCTTCCCTTCTGCCACATCTTTTTCTAAATCCCGATCCCACCGCTGATAATCTAAGTCAGAAAACCACTTTCTTAGTTTCTCTAAATCATTTTTGGTTCGGGAATTGCTATGTTATCTACTCTCACAGATGAAGGGTTGCCGTAATTGTGAATTCTTAATGCTTTCATCAGAGGTTTTTATTTATCTTAATCCTCAAATTTCTGCTTAATTAATTTAAAGGTTTAAATTCAAAGCATTGATAGTCGATAAACTGAAAGATAACTGCAAGCAAAATTATCAAAATAGCAGCACCAAGATGGAAGCAAACACCGATCGCATCGACTCATTTAGAGCTTTGGCACTCCAGGTAACTTGCCATGCCGTTAACCATGTCAAAGAAAGGACACAAGTGCGATCTCTAATGGAGCAAGCAATCATGCGCTTAGAGCCACAAATCGCTGCCAGCCGTGCTTTTATTGGGTCTGATTGTCGCTTAGTATTGCTACCTGAATATTGGCTGACTGGCTTTCCGATGGGAGAGCCGATTGCTGTTTGGGCAGAAAAAGCCTGTCTGGAAATGGAAGATTCTCTATACGATGCCTTGGGTAGTATTGCTCAAAAGCATGACATATTTCTGGCAGGGAATGCTTACGAACTAGACCCGAATTTTCCTCATCTTTACTTTCAGAACTGTTTTGTCTTCGATCCTACAGGAACCATGGTTTTACGCCATCGCCGACTCAATTCTATGTATACCCCTACACCCTACGATGTCTGGGATAAGTATTTAGATTGCTATGGTTTAGAGGGAGTCTTTCCCGTAGCCAAAACTGCGATCGGTAACTTGGGAGCGATCGCCTCAGACGAAATTTTGTTTCCTGAAATTGCTCGCTGTTTAACTATGCGGGGGGCAGAAATCTTACTTCATCCCACCTCAGAAGTTTATGGCGATGCGCGAGCGCCTAAAGAGGCGGCAAAAATTTCTCGGGCGGTGGAAAATATGGCTTATGTTGTTTCTGCCAATACGGCGGGAATTGCTAATACTCCAATTCTTCAGGCTTCTGTGGATGGAGGTTCTAAGATTGTTGACTATCGAGGTCTTATTTTAGCTGAAACAGGCTTAGGGGAAAGCATGGCAGCATATGCTGAGATCGACTTGGCTGCCTTACGACGCGATCGCCGTCGTGCGGGAATCAAAAACGTGCTATCTCGACATCGCCCGACACTGTATGCGGAAAGTTATCAACAGCAACACTTTTCTCCTGCTAATACTATGTTAGAAGGGGAAGTTGAACGTCAACATTTTATTAAAACTCAGCAGGAAACTATCGAGCGCTTAACTAAGCTCGGGATTATTTGAAATGAGGTTCAATTAAAGATAATTTAAAGAATAAGGATTGGAGTAATGGATAACAAAATTGAGGTTCGCAATCCACGTACAGGAAAAATTGATTACTGGATTACTCCCCCAACAGGCGATCGATT comes from Coleofasciculaceae cyanobacterium and encodes:
- a CDS encoding DUF4437 domain-containing protein gives rise to the protein MGENQENFQAKSIKEDWGGDGRGRMNLSGRSTAISPDYVPRQYQFFNSNSVPEIAEWRIKGMSSNVPQATRRLLSWHECGASTSKVTFPSQFEGPAGIFTADLEMFVLSGTIQIGEWQLDKHSYSFIPAGVRVGDWQVLGDEPVEILWMENGPVSLKYEATESDLPNTRMNEFIPVLDSKILPWGKTDTLQFEICKKKWLRKDGHGGGVWLLALLPHYDGTHQMIQSYNEEAYCLVGYCDIGDYRFAKDHVGYCPSFSTLPRHQTDDGGLFLVRVDRNLSQPGTVLSYRF
- a CDS encoding alpha/beta hydrolase, which codes for MSQLIKRAFLDIDDGQILYRIGGEGEALLLLHMAPRSSDEFQELMPILAQSRQVIAMDFMGLGDSDKPSREYSVADYAQNAIALWDELGIKKCSILGSLTGGYIAGAIAVAYPERVDKLILCNVPGFNKDEQEKILQKYTAGFDLEEDGSHLMARWLARMNYLGNQDLNHRCVIDDLKCFGSPIYPAMAATNYFLEAKEQFRSIECPTLILSGQKALEPLFQAGLAKAENQDWLCKAIPHSQEIEVANGTLWMMNQMQDAIAQIIGYFLDQSD
- a CDS encoding DUF3598 family protein, giving the protein MSKIEDEMPVLVRHEGDWIGTYTTVDNNGKILDQNESHITCEFPEGKEYPYFQTNRYKWADGKQEEYQFPGMYRDQALWFDTERIEGKAWEADDSLVILYFSYKNIANAYIYEMIHLSPCNNYRARTWHWFKDNQIYQRTLIKEERKP
- a CDS encoding nitrilase-related carbon-nitrogen hydrolase; the protein is MEANTDRIDSFRALALQVTCHAVNHVKERTQVRSLMEQAIMRLEPQIAASRAFIGSDCRLVLLPEYWLTGFPMGEPIAVWAEKACLEMEDSLYDALGSIAQKHDIFLAGNAYELDPNFPHLYFQNCFVFDPTGTMVLRHRRLNSMYTPTPYDVWDKYLDCYGLEGVFPVAKTAIGNLGAIASDEILFPEIARCLTMRGAEILLHPTSEVYGDARAPKEAAKISRAVENMAYVVSANTAGIANTPILQASVDGGSKIVDYRGLILAETGLGESMAAYAEIDLAALRRDRRRAGIKNVLSRHRPTLYAESYQQQHFSPANTMLEGEVERQHFIKTQQETIERLTKLGII